TGCTTGCTTCGCAAAATCAAAAATGATGCAATCGGACCATTTGCCTCTCCACATCACTCAACTATGCACGCGGATTATCATCATAATATTTATACAATATTTATAGCGATGACTATAAATCGTAAAGAGGTGTAATGGGTTTTAGCGGATTAAGGTGGAGCTTTCATGCATTCGAAGTAAGGGAGATTAATATGTATAAAAAGTATAACAATTTATTGCGGTCTGTTTTAACATTTTTGGTTTTATTTCCGATTTTAATGATAGTAATGTCGATACCTGCTCAGGCTCCTGGTCAAGGTATAAAACTGAACATAGATCCACATGATACCTTCGTTAATTCTTCGAAGGATGAATATCATGCTACCATGAATACAGAAAGCGCCCCTCATGGCGGATTTTTTTTCCTGAATCTAACAATTCCAAAGGGTTATAATTTCACTCTCCCACAGTCGGGCAAGACAATCGCCAAATACACTTGGTTTAAAATGATGAATGACCCTAAAGTTATAGTAATTATAATTTCAAACAATACTGTAATAGAAACCGTTGATATAAGATTTTCAACCGATTCCGGTCGTACTTACAGAACCAAGAGAGGTCTACCTATAACGAACATGGTCATCGGTACTACTTCTCTCAAGTTTACCAAGCCTAGTTCTATCAGCGCTGGTTACCTTAACCTTTCTCTCGGAGGGATACCAGGTCCCATACTGAGCCATGAAAAGGCTACAGTAGATGTGGCTAAAGGCACGCTCAAGAACCCCAGTATCGCTGGCAAGTATACTTGGTTGCTCGAAGCAAAGAATAGCCCTACAGGCACGGCATTCACTGCGTCTGATGTTGTGGTGGTTAGAAAAAAGTAAATTAAGAACTCAATAAAATCTCTTCTACCCTGCCCATGGACGGTCATTGAATTACACCTTGTTTTCCACAAAGTTCCCTGCCAGATTGCTCTCTATGAAACCCACGCCGCCGGTAGTCGCAAGCCAGATGCTGGCATTGTGCGCGCCCCAGCTATCCTGAAGAGGAGTTTAGAGCTATTCCTCTCTCAAAAAACCATCATCCATCTCATATTAGTATTCCTGTCCCGTGTGCACCAGCACCTCCCCATGCTCCTTTCGCAGTTCGCGGGACAGCGGCGCGCACTTGATGAACTGGGGGCGGGCGCCGACGAGAGAGACGATTTTCATCATTCTATCGCCAATTTAAAGCAATCAAACACTATATCCGCATCATCTGGCTTTATGAACCTTAAACCCATGCTCTCAATCTCCTCTTGAGTAAACAGCTCATCGTAAGCGTACACTTTCAAACCCTTTTTCATCAGCAGTTTCACAAGAGCCAGGTTCATGCTGTTAATCAGTTCTTTAATCCCCTCCCTGTACGTTATCCCCCTGACGCATATTTTTACTTCCCCTAATGATTTATTGATCCTCAAACATTTCAGGATGATCCTCTCAGCCCAGTAATTTATCATCTGGTCGTTTATCTCTCTTGAAGTTCTCAATAAACTACCATAATCATATTTAGTTCTCCGCTCCATTTCCTTGATCAAAAACCACGGGTAAAATGGGATGCAGTGTCCGCCAACTCCAGTAGACGGCAGGTGGATGTTGCAGTATTGGTGATTTGCATATTCCCTAGCTTCATAAAAATCAATGCCCAGTTCACCGGCGATCTTGAACAGCTCATTTGCCAGGGCGATATTCACATCCCTGTAACATCCTTCAATGACCTTAATAAACTCCGCAACCCTTGCAGATGATACTAAATGCAGGTTCGGGATAAACGTATTGTAAACTTCAAACGCTATTTTCCCGCTTTTCTCGTCCACGCCACCGATGACCTTTGGGAACTCCCTTAACCTGGAAATGCTGTATCCGGTCATAATTCTCTCAGGAGAATACGCAAGATAAAAATCACCAAATTTCAGGCTGCTTTCCTCTTCCAGCCAACCTTTAACACTTGTCTCGGTAATCAATGGCGGGACTGTGGTTTCTAAAACAACGCAATCGCCCTTTTTCAAAATCTTTCCTATATTTCTGAAAGCATTCTCCAAAATATCATAATCAGGGATGTGATTTTCATCGATAAATAACGGAACGATAACAATAAAAAAATTAGAATCCTTTGCGTCTTTATATTCTGCCGTTGCGATTAAATTTTTTCCGCCATGTTTTGTGATCAATTCGTCTAAACCCTGTTCATCAGGGATTGGATTTATACCCCTGTTAATAAGACCACATTTTCTCTCATCTATATCCACACCAGTAACTTCAAATCCGCTGTCCGCAATCACGCTTGCGAGAGGCAATCCAGCCTTCCCCAGACCGATC
Above is a window of Candidatus Methanoperedens sp. DNA encoding:
- a CDS encoding nucleotide sugar dehydrogenase: MHRIAVIGLGKAGLPLASVIADSGFEVTGVDIDERKCGLINRGINPIPDEQGLDELITKHGGKNLIATAEYKDAKDSNFFIVIVPLFIDENHIPDYDILENAFRNIGKILKKGDCVVLETTVPPLITETSVKGWLEEESSLKFGDFYLAYSPERIMTGYSISRLREFPKVIGGVDEKSGKIAFEVYNTFIPNLHLVSSARVAEFIKVIEGCYRDVNIALANELFKIAGELGIDFYEAREYANHQYCNIHLPSTGVGGHCIPFYPWFLIKEMERRTKYDYGSLLRTSREINDQMINYWAERIILKCLRINKSLGEVKICVRGITYREGIKELINSMNLALVKLLMKKGLKVYAYDELFTQEEIESMGLRFIKPDDADIVFDCFKLAIE